A genome region from Deltaproteobacteria bacterium includes the following:
- a CDS encoding tetratricopeptide repeat protein translates to MWTSIKIFISLHLILSMALAQNQKKDERGLIPELHTEQNDQESENKNLKSEVLISRTETKAIEALQNILKKKKGTPQEADYLNRLAELYMRKSKSGRFFDLQRDTKNKTLSSFPLPEEKGFEAIKKALSIYNQIINNFPSFEEFDSVLFNSAFALQQLNQKKLSENNYKRLIEKYPNSKLITDTLLALGELLYEQGNFSQAQIYFQKIENYPDSKVFSYGIYKLAWTYYNLKKSDQAILKLKAVISKNPATDEAINKKGYYLRKEALRDLVLFIGETYQANELYSQFKKVTSDGELGQAMYEMANLYNAYSKPKDIQIFLTEFIEKEEKNEFIVKCHLILADTYETLKKRDLVIEHFSKAANLCQVGSSWRAHQTEEEIKISCHTEFRKNSLEIARKWWEIWQKNKTHKEFSTLTEKILRLVLANENYEEPDLKTRMALAELLFQNEDFEDASENFNIVALKTKDKAVQHEATYSALFSKEKSLEKTKSDLKLAQRKELVQRYLKLFPQGEYANSVGFKLAVIFYEEKNFEESLKTLIPLSQNKNNLEIKNKSEDLILDIKNIEKKYSEVKTLSKVYADATPDLQRKKLLLKINEESHFFEIQEENKQGDKISAAYRLYSYFKSHPASELGKKAFLDSLTIFFKEQYFVDATEKGIEFLSYFPKYDKKMDLEKEIIASLIEIGSLEKASELLIDLSTQDPNKKQNHLQNAADLLIIENKNAQARKLYNQLLLSTSKENRPEIFLKIKNSLNPADDKTEIDKIDKIILEQNVEPFATAQLTKKAQTLYDEKKYPECYDLTLKILKRETESSHRAMARYLQGLIFEKELFNQSVKTSNEEKLGLIIQLKTERLDKAQTAYLSVSKMTTDKNLLIKSLEGIDRCLNNYIQSLNELTPPLSLSANDQLELKKELAKLISPLTQKRMDYLKELSQIREGFSSPTSTWSGLTEKDIPPVNLQKKLIHNFQPLFFDTWPPNKNPLNSSKEQNISLPAIKILLNNSTTRNQGLYALSLFSETENKPLKTSWIIEKLRTNDKDNLNIYNYSLFRNLNHPSSEPRWEEKEGSSSAFLKSNSLDFQFFQLFRDYKNMNYFSTTENCKFILTFKNLLNSKSLLEYLLPICSDSFAHQGDYENAEKILSSLSTKDWKNKEFYYLSVARIHDMYKKSSESSIKFYELAHKESSSTDMKSWIAKKVEYLKQGKQ, encoded by the coding sequence ATGTGGACTTCAATTAAAATATTTATTTCACTTCATTTAATTCTATCGATGGCGCTAGCGCAGAATCAAAAAAAGGATGAACGAGGACTCATTCCTGAATTGCACACCGAACAAAATGACCAAGAGAGTGAAAATAAAAATTTAAAATCAGAAGTTTTAATTTCAAGAACCGAGACCAAAGCCATCGAAGCCCTACAAAATATTCTGAAGAAAAAAAAAGGCACCCCCCAAGAAGCTGATTATTTAAATCGATTAGCCGAACTCTATATGAGAAAATCGAAATCTGGAAGATTCTTTGACTTACAAAGAGATACTAAAAACAAAACATTAAGCTCTTTTCCCCTTCCCGAAGAAAAAGGCTTTGAGGCGATAAAGAAAGCTTTAAGTATTTACAATCAAATCATCAATAATTTCCCGTCATTTGAGGAATTTGATTCTGTTTTATTTAATTCAGCCTTTGCTCTACAACAACTAAATCAAAAAAAACTTTCAGAAAATAATTACAAAAGACTTATTGAAAAATATCCAAATTCTAAATTAATCACGGATACCTTGCTCGCGTTAGGAGAGCTTCTTTACGAGCAAGGAAATTTCTCACAAGCACAAATCTATTTTCAAAAAATTGAAAATTATCCAGACTCCAAAGTTTTTTCCTATGGAATCTATAAGTTGGCCTGGACCTACTACAATTTAAAAAAATCAGATCAAGCCATTTTAAAATTAAAAGCGGTGATTAGCAAAAACCCGGCAACTGACGAAGCTATTAATAAAAAGGGCTATTACTTAAGGAAAGAAGCCTTAAGAGATTTGGTTTTATTTATAGGTGAAACCTATCAGGCTAATGAGTTATACTCCCAATTTAAGAAAGTGACTTCCGATGGAGAGTTAGGCCAAGCCATGTATGAAATGGCCAACCTTTACAATGCCTATTCTAAACCAAAAGACATTCAAATCTTTTTAACTGAATTTATCGAAAAAGAAGAGAAAAATGAATTTATAGTCAAATGTCATTTAATACTTGCAGACACCTATGAGACTCTCAAAAAAAGAGATCTGGTTATTGAACATTTTTCTAAAGCTGCCAATCTATGTCAAGTTGGTTCCTCTTGGAGAGCCCATCAAACAGAAGAAGAGATTAAAATCTCTTGTCATACTGAGTTCCGAAAAAACTCTCTAGAAATCGCAAGAAAATGGTGGGAGATTTGGCAAAAAAATAAAACTCATAAGGAGTTTTCAACCTTAACCGAAAAAATCCTCAGACTGGTTCTAGCGAATGAAAACTATGAAGAACCAGATCTTAAAACACGGATGGCCTTAGCTGAATTGCTCTTTCAAAATGAAGATTTTGAAGATGCCTCGGAAAACTTCAACATCGTAGCTCTTAAAACCAAAGATAAAGCGGTTCAGCATGAGGCTACTTATAGTGCCCTTTTCTCCAAAGAAAAAAGTTTAGAAAAAACTAAATCAGATCTGAAGTTAGCTCAGCGCAAGGAGCTGGTTCAACGGTATCTTAAATTATTCCCTCAGGGTGAATATGCTAACTCTGTGGGATTTAAATTAGCTGTCATTTTCTATGAAGAAAAAAATTTTGAGGAATCTTTAAAAACACTCATTCCTTTATCTCAAAATAAAAATAATCTTGAAATCAAAAACAAATCAGAAGACCTTATTCTGGACATAAAAAATATTGAAAAAAAATATTCAGAGGTCAAAACCTTATCGAAAGTTTATGCTGATGCTACACCGGATTTGCAGCGAAAGAAGTTATTATTGAAGATTAATGAAGAATCTCATTTTTTTGAAATACAAGAAGAGAACAAGCAAGGCGACAAGATTTCCGCAGCTTATAGATTATATAGTTATTTTAAATCTCATCCAGCTTCAGAATTAGGGAAAAAAGCCTTTTTAGATTCCCTGACAATTTTTTTTAAGGAACAATATTTTGTTGATGCGACAGAAAAAGGAATTGAGTTTTTAAGTTATTTTCCAAAATACGATAAAAAAATGGATTTAGAAAAAGAAATTATTGCCTCGTTAATAGAGATCGGTTCTCTTGAAAAAGCCTCTGAGCTCTTAATTGATTTAAGCACTCAAGATCCCAATAAAAAACAAAACCATCTTCAAAATGCGGCGGATCTTTTGATCATCGAAAATAAAAATGCCCAAGCCAGAAAATTATATAATCAATTGCTTTTGTCCACATCAAAAGAGAACAGACCTGAAATATTTTTAAAAATTAAAAACTCTCTCAATCCTGCAGATGACAAAACTGAAATTGATAAGATTGATAAAATTATTTTGGAACAAAATGTGGAGCCGTTTGCGACAGCTCAATTAACCAAAAAGGCGCAAACTCTCTACGATGAAAAAAAGTATCCAGAATGTTATGATTTAACTTTAAAAATCCTCAAACGTGAAACCGAATCATCCCATAGAGCCATGGCAAGGTATTTACAGGGTTTAATATTTGAAAAAGAACTTTTCAATCAGAGCGTCAAAACCAGCAACGAAGAAAAGTTAGGCCTGATCATTCAACTTAAAACAGAAAGACTTGATAAAGCCCAAACCGCCTATTTAAGTGTGAGCAAAATGACTACAGATAAAAACTTATTGATAAAATCCCTTGAAGGTATTGATCGCTGCCTCAATAACTACATTCAAAGTCTAAATGAGTTAACACCACCGTTATCACTATCTGCTAACGACCAATTAGAGTTAAAAAAAGAGTTAGCCAAGCTCATCTCTCCCTTGACGCAAAAACGGATGGATTATTTAAAAGAACTCTCACAAATCCGAGAGGGCTTCAGTTCCCCCACTTCAACTTGGAGCGGGCTGACTGAAAAAGATATCCCTCCTGTTAATTTGCAAAAAAAATTGATTCATAATTTTCAACCTCTTTTTTTTGATACTTGGCCTCCAAATAAAAACCCATTAAACAGCAGCAAAGAGCAAAACATATCCCTACCTGCCATAAAGATCTTACTAAATAACTCAACGACTCGTAACCAAGGACTCTATGCCCTTTCCCTTTTCAGTGAAACCGAAAACAAACCATTAAAAACTTCCTGGATAATTGAAAAATTACGAACCAATGATAAAGACAATTTAAATATTTATAACTATTCCCTTTTCAGAAACTTAAATCATCCTTCGAGTGAACCCCGTTGGGAAGAAAAAGAGGGGTCGTCTTCAGCCTTTCTTAAATCCAACTCTCTAGACTTTCAGTTTTTTCAACTCTTCCGTGATTACAAAAATATGAATTATTTTTCAACTACAGAAAATTGCAAATTCATTCTCACTTTTAAAAACCTACTGAATTCAAAAAGTCTTCTTGAATACCTTCTGCCAATTTGCTCTGACTCCTTTGCCCATCAAGGAGATTATGAAAATGCAGAAAAGATATTGAGCTCTTTATCGACAAAAGACTGGAAAAATAAGGAATTCTATTATCTTTCTGTCGCCAGAATTCACGATATGTACAAAAAATCTTCAGAATCCTCAATAAAATTTTACGAATTAGCTCATAAAGAGTCGAGTTCTACCGATATGAAGTCATGGATAGCCAAGAAGGTAGAATATCTTAAACAAGGAAAGCAATAG
- a CDS encoding OmpA family protein, with protein sequence MNSQKKHLVLGLLGVFVLTTGCSSMEENKNTTKGAGIGAVAGAVLGGVIGHQTGKRNEGALIGAALGATIGGVAGKRMDKQAKELEKIAETKRTEQGLVSKLKSDILFDTGKSDLKPEAKKNLKEMAEIMKKYPENILTIKGYTDSTGSMKTNEEHSAKRAQAVKMELVTSGLSSELVGTKGMGPLNPVADNKTTDGRKQNRRVEIEVTVDQSKIPAEEKK encoded by the coding sequence ATGAATAGTCAAAAAAAGCATCTTGTGTTGGGGTTGTTAGGAGTATTTGTTTTAACAACTGGTTGCTCTTCGATGGAAGAAAATAAAAATACAACTAAAGGCGCTGGTATTGGTGCCGTTGCTGGTGCTGTTCTTGGGGGTGTTATTGGGCATCAAACAGGAAAGCGAAATGAAGGGGCGTTGATTGGAGCGGCATTGGGGGCAACTATTGGTGGAGTTGCAGGAAAGAGGATGGACAAACAGGCCAAGGAACTAGAAAAAATAGCAGAAACTAAAAGAACGGAGCAAGGTTTGGTCTCTAAACTTAAGAGTGATATTTTATTTGATACGGGGAAATCAGATTTAAAACCTGAAGCTAAAAAAAATCTAAAGGAGATGGCCGAAATTATGAAAAAGTATCCTGAAAATATACTAACGATTAAAGGCTATACGGATAGTACAGGCTCTATGAAAACAAACGAAGAGCATTCTGCCAAGAGGGCTCAAGCCGTCAAAATGGAGCTGGTCACTTCTGGATTATCTTCTGAATTGGTAGGAACCAAAGGAATGGGACCTTTGAACCCCGTGGCTGATAACAAAACGACGGATGGACGAAAGCAAAATCGAAGAGTTGAAATTGAAGTTACCGTCGATCAGTCTAAAATTCCTGCAGAAGAAAAGAAATAA
- a CDS encoding MotA/TolQ/ExbB proton channel family protein, with amino-acid sequence MTGFVSVYFISDRIKSLYFDFGMDVKEFTQRTQNLIIAKKLDEALVLSSQLERKPLAKAFKTILEKADRDDETIFQAHDNAMSEIIPMYTKRLHYLSMLANVATMIGLLGTISGLITSFKAVANADAAMKQQLLSRGIAESLNTTLLGLVVAIPAMVFFSILTGRQNQLIEETTEKCGKLTELLTSSHLPQLTRQNVFPDTPVPPGSNVKVS; translated from the coding sequence ATCACTGGATTTGTTTCTGTTTATTTTATTTCGGATCGGATCAAATCCCTGTATTTCGATTTTGGCATGGATGTAAAAGAGTTTACACAAAGGACTCAGAATTTAATTATTGCCAAAAAGCTAGATGAAGCTTTGGTTCTTAGTTCCCAGTTGGAAAGAAAACCCCTTGCAAAAGCATTTAAAACGATTCTTGAAAAAGCAGATCGCGATGATGAAACTATTTTTCAAGCCCATGATAATGCCATGAGTGAAATCATTCCAATGTACACCAAACGTCTTCATTACCTAAGTATGTTAGCCAATGTCGCCACTATGATCGGACTCTTGGGAACGATTTCAGGATTAATCACTTCCTTTAAAGCCGTTGCCAATGCCGATGCGGCAATGAAGCAACAGCTCTTATCACGAGGGATTGCGGAATCTCTGAATACCACGCTGCTCGGTCTGGTTGTCGCCATCCCTGCAATGGTGTTTTTTTCAATATTGACGGGTAGACAAAATCAACTCATTGAGGAAACCACTGAAAAATGCGGCAAATTAACAGAACTTTTAACTTCGTCGCACCTTCCACAACTCACAAGACAAAATGTATTTCCAGACACGCCAGTGCCCCCTGGATCCAATGTGAAAGTTTCATAA
- a CDS encoding outer membrane beta-barrel domain-containing protein, producing the protein MKTAEKPQNLLLILLSLFLFLSTGPINAQTKSTETPKAEAPKIETADSDKLDIQKLEQKYWSAKDDDFSVIQNRTFQKEKRFFLSGNYALPFNDPNSVGSLQGLNFGYFLNERWGIEVSTLSANFKMNDTVDYFRNRYGVLPNHNTFKSSNSVTAYFVPIYAKMSLMDKKIIYFDMGVGLGFGQTTYEQNSCTLAAGCTAGSGIDKIAKESKSSPHYLFSIMQQFFLSEHWALRIDLINRYTNEERIDSTNIADIGGKMTNDTAFQFGITYWK; encoded by the coding sequence ATGAAGACAGCAGAGAAACCTCAAAATCTTTTATTGATTTTGTTATCTCTTTTTTTATTTCTATCGACAGGCCCTATCAACGCACAAACAAAGTCCACCGAAACACCAAAAGCAGAGGCGCCCAAAATAGAAACGGCGGACTCAGATAAACTAGATATCCAAAAATTAGAGCAAAAATATTGGTCTGCCAAGGACGATGACTTTTCTGTCATTCAAAATCGAACTTTCCAGAAGGAAAAAAGATTTTTTCTTTCTGGAAACTATGCTCTCCCCTTTAATGATCCCAACTCTGTGGGCTCACTCCAAGGGCTTAATTTTGGATATTTTTTAAATGAACGTTGGGGAATTGAAGTCAGCACCTTGTCCGCAAATTTTAAAATGAATGATACTGTCGACTATTTCCGAAATCGATATGGAGTTCTTCCCAATCATAATACCTTTAAATCGTCCAACTCTGTAACAGCCTATTTTGTTCCCATCTACGCCAAAATGAGTCTTATGGATAAAAAAATTATTTATTTCGACATGGGTGTGGGTTTAGGATTTGGACAAACAACCTATGAGCAAAACTCCTGCACTCTCGCTGCCGGTTGCACCGCAGGTTCTGGAATCGATAAAATCGCTAAAGAAAGTAAGTCTAGTCCTCATTACCTATTTTCAATCATGCAACAATTCTTTTTGTCTGAGCATTGGGCCTTAAGAATTGATCTGATTAATCGTTATACGAATGAAGAGCGTATCGACTCTACAAACATAGCTGATATTGGTGGGAAAATGACAAATGATACCGCCTTTCAATTTGGAATTACTTATTGGAAATAG
- a CDS encoding biopolymer transporter ExbD, which translates to MAAKKYKTHYEDFELDLAPLLAIIMKLVPVLIITSSFLQLTQIDTDLPQVVKEAIQNQENNKENPVHINVSLSKENNIDIQIVNKDKVESYSVPAVNKELDLSKYNEKLIAVKKTYPEIFKLVLSPDENIPYSEIVKIMDESRKAKDNIEFTFLDTKTGNQIKTDFMFPEIVFGNVFN; encoded by the coding sequence ATGGCAGCTAAAAAATACAAAACTCATTATGAAGACTTCGAGTTGGATTTAGCTCCCCTGCTGGCGATCATCATGAAGCTCGTACCCGTGTTGATCATCACCTCTTCCTTTTTACAATTAACCCAAATTGATACAGATCTTCCTCAAGTCGTTAAAGAAGCCATCCAAAATCAAGAAAACAATAAAGAGAATCCTGTTCATATAAATGTCAGTTTGAGTAAGGAGAATAATATAGATATTCAAATTGTTAATAAAGATAAAGTGGAAAGCTACTCTGTCCCCGCTGTAAATAAAGAATTGGATTTAAGCAAATATAATGAAAAGCTCATTGCAGTTAAAAAGACTTATCCCGAAATTTTTAAACTGGTGCTTTCTCCAGATGAAAACATTCCTTACTCTGAAATTGTCAAGATAATGGATGAATCCAGAAAAGCTAAAGATAACATTGAGTTTACTTTTCTTGACACCAAAACGGGTAACCAGATTAAAACGGATTTCATGTTTCCAGAAATAGTATTTGGAAATGTTTTTAACTAG
- a CDS encoding biopolymer transporter ExbD, with amino-acid sequence MTRRQRFHFDTKRKSSFSINITSLTDMFTVMLVFLLQTYNTSEVQIEAPKDLRLPSSKSEAVLTQGHQLTLSLQALKTGNEVIANLKDKDFEDKDKESKDPNFIKPLFSYLDKLMKETTDKTIKEGKLLLLVERDLPYSALKKVMYTASMAGFPQIKLITTSKNQ; translated from the coding sequence ATGACAAGAAGGCAACGATTTCATTTTGATACCAAAAGAAAATCATCGTTCTCAATAAACATCACTTCATTGACCGATATGTTTACCGTGATGTTAGTTTTTTTATTGCAAACCTATAATACGTCTGAAGTTCAAATAGAGGCTCCTAAAGATTTAAGACTTCCCTCTTCAAAATCAGAAGCTGTTCTCACTCAAGGCCACCAATTGACTTTATCACTGCAGGCACTAAAAACTGGGAATGAAGTCATTGCCAACTTAAAAGATAAAGACTTTGAAGATAAGGATAAAGAATCAAAAGACCCTAACTTTATCAAGCCACTTTTTTCTTATCTTGACAAATTAATGAAAGAAACAACAGATAAAACTATTAAAGAAGGAAAGCTTTTACTTTTAGTTGAAAGGGACTTACCCTATTCCGCTTTAAAAAAAGTAATGTACACAGCGTCCATGGCTGGATTCCCTCAAATAAAATTAATTACAACGAGTAAAAACCAATGA
- a CDS encoding AgmX/PglI C-terminal domain-containing protein, with translation MKILIVEQHLPSGHTKVWKLKPGKGYFTFGSSRTADLLSIDPTVSLWECVFEFAENNWKFVDFNINNFNKNIYPTLAVEGEQTIHRENCKLLLKVVEKNVSLNEFQFPTTTADSKSNFQVFQVYLNDRLIEIKLLPQRKKFYPESFKNSNGFESIYSPDWHTLKFETYTIKQKTISSASYREFGHFKLDTLIEKESRKSALILILFCFIFGAGVLSLPRNHKYLPSSTKRSSPTQIFVKNEKPKAEKPKVEKIAEPKLESAPKSVKTAATNENLPSDKGISKVAGMLKNVNTGRISSLLSKVSAQGQKSKNIIISSGVTAGSGESGRALASLGNIDKSSGDWSSDNNSKGVKISTKGLGGGNSVSGISQLHGGKVGQGGVGLIEDESEIVGGLDREEIATYIKSQLGQILYCYERQLSANKDLFGKVSVKFTISGTGKVETQAINDSTLKNSNVEGCMLTKIAGWKFPVPKGGTKVIVTYPFLFKSTN, from the coding sequence ATGAAAATTTTAATTGTTGAACAACATTTACCCAGTGGTCACACCAAAGTTTGGAAACTAAAGCCAGGAAAAGGCTATTTTACTTTCGGATCTTCTAGAACGGCGGATCTGTTATCGATCGATCCAACTGTTTCTTTATGGGAATGCGTTTTTGAGTTTGCTGAAAATAATTGGAAATTTGTCGACTTTAATATTAATAATTTTAACAAAAATATTTATCCCACTCTGGCTGTTGAAGGCGAACAGACAATTCATAGAGAAAATTGCAAGCTTCTTTTAAAAGTCGTTGAAAAAAATGTTTCTCTGAACGAATTTCAATTTCCCACCACGACAGCAGATTCCAAGTCTAATTTTCAAGTTTTTCAAGTCTATTTAAATGACCGCCTCATTGAAATTAAGCTTTTACCCCAGAGAAAAAAATTCTATCCAGAATCTTTTAAAAATTCTAATGGATTTGAATCCATTTACTCACCAGATTGGCACACGCTAAAATTCGAAACTTACACCATTAAGCAAAAAACAATATCATCTGCAAGCTATCGTGAATTTGGGCATTTCAAATTAGATACCCTGATTGAAAAAGAATCAAGGAAAAGCGCCTTGATACTTATTCTTTTCTGTTTCATTTTTGGTGCGGGCGTTTTATCCCTGCCTCGAAATCACAAATACCTACCAAGCTCAACGAAGCGCTCCTCACCGACTCAGATCTTTGTAAAGAATGAGAAGCCTAAAGCCGAAAAACCGAAGGTGGAAAAAATCGCTGAACCTAAATTGGAGTCGGCACCCAAATCAGTTAAAACGGCGGCGACTAACGAAAATCTTCCCTCTGACAAAGGTATTTCCAAAGTTGCCGGAATGCTTAAAAATGTTAATACTGGCAGAATTTCTAGCTTGTTATCTAAGGTTTCAGCCCAGGGACAAAAATCAAAAAATATTATTATCTCTTCAGGAGTAACTGCTGGATCCGGAGAGTCTGGCAGGGCCTTAGCATCCTTAGGAAACATAGATAAAAGCAGTGGAGACTGGTCCTCTGATAATAACTCCAAAGGAGTTAAAATATCTACGAAAGGCCTTGGTGGAGGGAACTCTGTCTCTGGAATAAGTCAACTCCATGGAGGCAAAGTGGGCCAAGGGGGCGTTGGGCTTATTGAAGATGAATCCGAAATTGTAGGTGGCCTGGATCGAGAAGAAATCGCCACTTATATTAAAAGTCAATTGGGACAGATCTTGTATTGTTACGAAAGACAATTATCGGCCAATAAAGATTTATTTGGTAAAGTATCTGTTAAGTTTACCATCAGTGGAACAGGTAAGGTAGAAACACAAGCTATAAATGATTCGACTTTAAAAAACAGTAATGTTGAGGGATGTATGCTGACAAAAATTGCTGGTTGGAAATTTCCTGTTCCTAAAGGAGGGACCAAGGTTATTGTAACCTATCCTTTCCTTTTTAAGAGCACGAATTAA
- a CDS encoding PilZ domain-containing protein yields the protein MNQKLVQALKKQESKWFILRGENKFGPFEYMSVLGMIQNGELFDYNYIWSSHLEGWMPLGEVPEFSKDRLSLLIKTQDPLSLAFHSRGSHRADVQIPVFCHNEDYFFDGYTTSISVNGSLVLLNNPLLLPGQKLMLHFKECEQNPKSFNVSVQIVRKNFSRQRLNVKSGIHYAVKFLQIQEWGEAQLKHLVTLYQEVNEEGTGDVQ from the coding sequence ATGAATCAGAAACTAGTACAGGCCTTAAAAAAACAAGAATCCAAATGGTTCATTTTACGTGGTGAAAATAAATTTGGCCCTTTTGAATACATGAGCGTTTTGGGAATGATCCAAAATGGTGAACTGTTTGATTATAATTACATCTGGTCATCCCATCTGGAAGGATGGATGCCACTGGGTGAAGTTCCAGAGTTTTCTAAAGATAGATTGTCTCTACTTATCAAAACCCAAGATCCCTTAAGCCTGGCCTTTCATTCCCGTGGCTCACACCGTGCCGATGTGCAAATACCGGTCTTTTGTCATAATGAAGACTATTTTTTTGATGGATATACCACCTCTATCAGCGTCAATGGAAGCTTGGTGCTTTTAAATAATCCACTTCTCCTTCCTGGACAAAAGCTCATGCTGCATTTTAAAGAATGTGAACAAAATCCAAAATCTTTTAATGTTTCTGTTCAAATCGTCCGAAAGAATTTTAGTAGACAACGATTAAATGTAAAATCTGGCATTCACTACGCTGTTAAGTTTTTACAAATTCAAGAGTGGGGAGAAGCGCAATTGAAGCATTTGGTAACGTTGTATCAGGAAGTCAATGAGGAGGGAACAGGAGATGTTCAGTAG